A DNA window from Sediminitomix flava contains the following coding sequences:
- the nirB gene encoding nitrite reductase large subunit NirB translates to MKHVIVVGNGMVGYKFCEKIRAKVKGSQIKITVFGEEVLPAYDRVHLSDYFQSKNKEDLFMASRKWYEENDIELITGTLVTDINREDKSIKTHDGQELSYDHLVLATGSSAFVPPIPGVDKKGVFVYRTLEDLDAILDYGKQCKDATVIGGGLLGLEAAKAVIDMGLKAKVVEMAPRLMPRQLDDRGAQMLQSGLEEMGIEFHLSKRTEKVLGNGSIEALGFQNDETLPTDMVIISAGIKPRDELGRQSGLAVGPRGGIVVNSQLQTSDPSIYAIGEVALYRDMIYGLVAPGYDMAEIVASQIAEEEFTPFTGADMSTKLKLVGTDVGSFGDALLEENTGRTIVVADEYNKLYKRINISEDGKKLLGGILVGDTSRYNILHQMVLNDMPLPPHPEDLIAEQREGGAPIGNGVADLPDTAQVCSCENVTKGGLCSAIEEQELSNLDEIKACTKAGTGCGGCIPMVTDLMKDVHKKMGKEVKNVICEHFDYSRQELLSIIKVKNIRTYDQLLKEYGTGNGCETCKPAVASILASTWNELITEQATIQDTNDRFLANIQRGGTYSVVPRVAGGEITPDKLIVLGQVAKKYDLYLKITGGQRIDMFGAHVGDLPDIWEELINAGFESGHAYGKSLRTVKSCVGSTWCRYGLHDSVTFAIDVENRYKGLRAPHKLKGGVSGCIRECAEARGKDFGIIATEKGWNLYVGGNGGSKPQHAELLAADISSEDCIKYLDRFLMFYIKTAEPLNRTATWMNKLEGGLDYVIDVVVNDSLGIGEELERDMQQLIDVYKCEWTEVVNNPELRKKFRHFANSDEKDPNIKFEPMREQKKPVKW, encoded by the coding sequence ATGAAGCATGTAATCGTTGTAGGGAATGGAATGGTGGGATATAAATTCTGTGAGAAAATCAGAGCCAAAGTAAAAGGCAGTCAAATAAAAATTACCGTTTTCGGAGAAGAAGTACTTCCTGCTTATGACAGGGTACACCTAAGTGACTACTTCCAATCTAAAAATAAAGAAGACCTATTTATGGCTTCTAGAAAATGGTATGAAGAAAATGACATCGAACTGATCACAGGAACACTTGTCACAGATATTAATAGAGAAGATAAATCTATTAAAACACATGACGGACAAGAATTAAGTTATGATCACCTAGTACTCGCTACTGGTTCATCTGCTTTTGTACCTCCAATTCCGGGAGTTGATAAGAAAGGTGTTTTTGTATACAGAACCCTAGAAGACCTTGATGCAATTCTTGATTATGGAAAGCAATGTAAAGATGCTACAGTAATTGGTGGCGGTCTTTTAGGTCTTGAAGCTGCAAAGGCTGTGATCGATATGGGGCTTAAAGCTAAGGTTGTCGAGATGGCTCCCCGTCTGATGCCTCGTCAGTTGGATGATAGAGGCGCACAAATGCTTCAATCTGGTTTGGAAGAAATGGGCATTGAATTCCATTTATCTAAAAGAACTGAGAAAGTTTTAGGAAACGGTTCAATTGAAGCATTAGGATTCCAAAATGATGAAACGCTCCCTACCGATATGGTCATTATCTCTGCAGGTATCAAACCAAGAGATGAACTAGGTAGACAAAGTGGATTAGCGGTAGGTCCTCGTGGTGGTATTGTGGTTAATAGCCAATTACAAACAAGTGACCCAAGTATATATGCTATAGGGGAAGTTGCACTTTATAGAGATATGATTTACGGTCTTGTAGCACCTGGTTACGATATGGCTGAAATTGTAGCTTCTCAAATTGCTGAAGAAGAATTCACTCCATTTACTGGTGCAGACATGTCTACAAAACTAAAACTTGTAGGTACTGATGTCGGTAGTTTCGGTGATGCTTTATTAGAAGAAAATACAGGAAGAACAATTGTTGTAGCAGACGAATACAACAAACTATATAAAAGAATAAATATTTCAGAAGATGGTAAAAAGCTATTAGGTGGAATTCTTGTAGGAGATACTTCTCGCTACAATATCCTTCATCAGATGGTACTCAACGACATGCCTCTTCCTCCTCACCCTGAAGATCTCATCGCTGAACAACGTGAAGGTGGAGCACCAATTGGCAATGGCGTAGCAGATTTACCAGATACAGCTCAAGTTTGTTCTTGTGAAAATGTGACTAAAGGTGGACTATGTTCAGCTATTGAAGAACAAGAACTTTCTAATCTTGACGAAATCAAAGCTTGTACAAAAGCGGGTACAGGTTGTGGTGGTTGTATTCCTATGGTGACTGATCTTATGAAGGATGTTCATAAGAAAATGGGTAAAGAAGTGAAAAACGTAATCTGTGAACACTTCGATTACAGCCGTCAAGAATTGCTTAGTATCATTAAGGTGAAAAACATTCGTACTTACGACCAACTACTGAAAGAATACGGTACAGGTAACGGATGTGAAACTTGTAAGCCTGCTGTAGCTTCTATTCTTGCGAGTACTTGGAATGAGCTTATCACTGAGCAAGCCACAATTCAAGATACCAACGACAGATTCCTTGCAAATATCCAAAGAGGAGGTACTTATTCTGTAGTTCCTAGAGTTGCTGGTGGTGAAATCACGCCTGACAAACTAATTGTACTTGGTCAAGTCGCAAAGAAATATGACTTGTACTTGAAAATCACTGGTGGTCAGCGTATCGATATGTTCGGTGCTCACGTAGGTGATTTACCAGATATTTGGGAAGAATTGATCAATGCTGGTTTTGAAAGTGGTCATGCTTATGGTAAATCACTTCGTACAGTCAAAAGTTGTGTGGGTTCTACTTGGTGTAGATACGGTCTGCATGACTCCGTTACTTTTGCTATCGATGTAGAAAATAGATACAAAGGTCTTCGTGCACCACACAAATTGAAAGGTGGTGTTTCTGGATGTATCCGTGAATGTGCAGAGGCTAGAGGTAAAGACTTCGGTATCATTGCTACTGAAAAAGGATGGAACTTGTACGTAGGTGGTAACGGTGGTTCGAAACCTCAACATGCCGAGCTACTTGCTGCTGATATTTCTTCCGAAGACTGTATCAAATACTTAGACAGATTCCTGATGTTCTACATCAAAACGGCTGAACCATTGAACCGTACGGCTACTTGGATGAACAAATTGGAAGGTGGACTCGACTACGTAATTGATGTTGTTGTCAACGATTCGCTTGGAATTGGTGAAGAGCTCGAAAGAGATATGCAACAATTGATCGATGTCTACAAATGTGAGTGGACTGAAGTGGTAAACAACCCAGAACTTCGTAAGAAATTCAGACACTTTGCGAATAGCGACGAAAAAGATCCAAACATCAAGTTCGAGCCGATGCGAGAGCAAAAGAAACCTGTAAAGTGGTAA
- the nirD gene encoding nitrite reductase small subunit NirD, protein MIDTIYKTVASTEVTKWELVGHVNDFSKEGGECVKVGDLQIAVFNFTSRGEWYACQNVCPHKMQAILSRGMIGSHGDEPKVACPFHKKTFSLKTGENLNGNESAIATYPVKIENENVYIGLS, encoded by the coding sequence ATGATCGATACTATTTATAAAACTGTAGCTTCAACGGAAGTGACTAAGTGGGAGCTCGTTGGACATGTAAATGATTTCTCAAAAGAAGGAGGAGAATGTGTAAAGGTGGGTGATTTACAAATTGCTGTATTCAACTTTACAAGCAGAGGCGAATGGTATGCATGTCAAAATGTTTGTCCTCATAAAATGCAAGCCATCTTATCTAGAGGTATGATTGGCTCACATGGAGATGAACCAAAGGTAGCCTGTCCTTTCCATAAGAAAACTTTCTCTCTAAAAACTGGAGAGAATTTGAATGGAAATGAAAGTGCTATCGCTACTTATCCTGTAAAAATTGAAAACGAAAACGTATATATCGGACTATCCTAA
- a CDS encoding sensor histidine kinase: MNEEQTYIANLYTKLRELNFRGLGRLYIVAISIVVIVMLATQVLIQNFINSQQQDATVVNIAGRQRMLSQKITKVALQIIHPVENADLPSLQEELKQARSLWNDSHTKLKNSSFFTDGSLNSSKVNALYEEMSPFYIKILNASDSILNHQSSPEELKANLNTILSNESDYLNLMDKIVFQYNHEADQRVERLKDTELMLLLISLSIVAFELFFIFRPTARQVKETVQELEDSKAHTRKLLKETEGLYHSLGLAYQVLTDKEEEETPPPQLLAKADEKGNTFLQTDFFTNLMEYPQGERAVRNIKTWLIEEGYPKDFVENLWNIVLNKGVWNGEVKVTSLEGDFIWFDMNIIKVDNNGRTFILMVGADLTTQKEAEEVSKEINREKIDKEIRDQQIRSALIMQGQEEERKRISKDIHDGVGQLLTGLKFKLESVNLKHEKRAYQQIKEIKELVQGIISESRRIAFNLAPSSLSDYGIVSVLNKFAKEADRLSEYNVEFVNTTGFMNRLEPAVEVNVYRIVQEAVNNAIKYADGENIKILLEHDTRQITLSVIDDGIGFKLHEMEEDQKGLGLINMEERTNFINGEFKLRSTVGEGTKAELKVPLNGIISSMN, encoded by the coding sequence GTGAACGAAGAGCAAACCTATATCGCCAACCTATACACAAAACTACGTGAGTTAAACTTTAGAGGCTTAGGAAGACTGTATATCGTAGCAATTTCAATTGTTGTAATTGTTATGCTTGCTACACAAGTTCTCATTCAGAACTTCATCAATAGCCAACAACAAGATGCTACAGTAGTCAATATTGCAGGTAGGCAACGTATGCTTAGTCAGAAAATCACAAAAGTAGCCTTACAGATTATTCACCCTGTAGAAAATGCAGATTTACCTTCCTTACAAGAAGAACTAAAGCAAGCTCGATCACTTTGGAATGATTCACACACTAAACTCAAGAACTCTTCATTTTTTACCGATGGCTCACTCAACAGCTCTAAAGTAAATGCCTTATACGAAGAGATGAGTCCTTTTTATATAAAGATTTTAAATGCATCAGACTCTATTCTTAATCACCAATCTAGCCCTGAAGAACTAAAAGCAAATCTCAATACAATTCTATCCAATGAAAGTGATTACCTCAACCTCATGGACAAAATTGTATTTCAGTACAATCACGAAGCCGACCAAAGAGTAGAAAGATTAAAAGATACAGAGTTAATGCTATTACTGATTTCTTTAAGTATTGTAGCATTCGAACTCTTTTTCATTTTTAGACCAACTGCTCGCCAAGTAAAAGAAACAGTACAAGAGTTAGAAGACTCTAAAGCTCACACAAGAAAATTACTGAAAGAAACAGAAGGTTTATATCACTCTTTAGGGTTAGCGTATCAAGTGCTAACGGATAAAGAAGAAGAAGAAACCCCTCCTCCACAACTTTTAGCAAAAGCAGATGAGAAGGGTAACACCTTCCTTCAAACAGATTTCTTCACAAACTTAATGGAATATCCTCAAGGCGAAAGAGCTGTCAGAAATATCAAAACATGGCTTATCGAAGAAGGCTATCCAAAAGACTTCGTGGAAAACTTGTGGAATATAGTTCTCAACAAAGGTGTTTGGAATGGTGAGGTGAAAGTAACTTCTCTGGAAGGCGATTTCATTTGGTTTGACATGAATATCATCAAAGTTGACAACAACGGTCGTACGTTTATCTTGATGGTAGGTGCAGATTTAACCACTCAGAAAGAAGCTGAGGAAGTGTCTAAAGAAATCAATAGAGAAAAAATAGATAAAGAAATCAGGGATCAACAGATTCGTTCTGCCCTCATTATGCAAGGGCAAGAAGAAGAACGAAAAAGGATTTCAAAAGATATACATGATGGAGTTGGCCAATTGCTAACGGGATTAAAATTCAAACTTGAATCTGTCAACCTTAAACATGAAAAAAGGGCATATCAGCAGATCAAGGAAATCAAAGAACTTGTACAAGGAATTATCTCTGAGTCTAGAAGAATTGCTTTTAACCTTGCTCCTTCTTCACTGAGTGATTACGGCATCGTTTCGGTACTAAATAAATTTGCCAAAGAAGCAGATAGACTTTCTGAGTACAATGTTGAATTTGTCAATACAACAGGCTTTATGAATCGATTAGAGCCTGCTGTTGAAGTCAATGTTTACAGAATTGTACAAGAAGCAGTAAATAATGCCATAAAATATGCCGATGGAGAAAATATCAAAATTCTCCTTGAGCACGATACTCGTCAGATCACACTCTCAGTCATTGACGATGGTATCGGTTTTAAACTTCACGAAATGGAAGAAGACCAAAAAGGGCTTGGTCTAATCAATATGGAAGAACGAACGAACTTCATAAACGGAGAATTCAAATTAAGATCCACAGTTGGAGAGGGCACCAAAGCAGAGCTTAAAGTCCCACTTAACGGAATAATCTCTTCTATGAACTAA
- a CDS encoding response regulator transcription factor, whose protein sequence is MNKINILLTDDHVIVRNGIKMLLENEKDIEVIDEASNGLESIAKYKELKPDIIVMDIQMPQMNGIEATTELKRLNPDVKILILSMHDDEEYILDAVNKGAMGYVLKDAGNEEFLRAIHTINNGGKYFSGAVSNVLVNKYLSQQGEDFLSKKVVKPSTPQKHIDLTKREKEILSYVVDGLSSKDIAQEIGKSVRTVEAHRFNIMKKLEVKSAVELVRKVSEEPELYNLLISK, encoded by the coding sequence ATGAACAAGATTAATATTTTACTTACCGATGACCACGTCATTGTCCGAAATGGCATAAAGATGTTGCTCGAAAATGAAAAAGATATTGAAGTAATTGATGAAGCATCTAATGGCTTAGAGTCTATTGCAAAATACAAGGAACTTAAGCCCGATATTATTGTAATGGATATTCAAATGCCTCAAATGAATGGCATTGAGGCGACCACAGAATTGAAGAGATTAAATCCAGATGTAAAAATTCTGATACTTTCCATGCATGATGATGAAGAATATATCCTAGATGCAGTTAATAAAGGTGCGATGGGCTATGTATTAAAAGATGCTGGAAATGAAGAATTTCTAAGAGCAATACATACCATTAATAACGGAGGTAAATATTTTAGTGGAGCTGTATCCAATGTTTTGGTAAATAAATATTTAAGCCAACAAGGTGAAGACTTTCTTAGTAAAAAAGTAGTTAAACCTTCTACTCCTCAAAAACATATCGACCTCACTAAAAGAGAAAAAGAGATTCTTTCTTATGTCGTTGATGGTTTAAGTAGTAAAGATATTGCACAAGAAATTGGTAAATCAGTACGTACTGTAGAGGCTCATCGTTTCAATATCATGAAAAAGCTAGAAGTAAAATCAGCCGTTGAACTCGTACGTAAGGTCAGCGAAGAACCAGAATTATATAATTTGCTTATTTCTAAATAA
- a CDS encoding nitrate reductase, with product MNKTTSKFKSTCSYCGVGCGIEVQKSLKGEIKVTGDENYPVNKGMLCSKGMNLNYVVSDTKDRLLYPQMRWSKNHPLKRVDWDTAFTRATAVFRSIIQKFGPDSVGMYVSGQCLTEEYYIANKLTKGFFGTNNIDTNSRLCMSSAVVGYKKTIGDDAVPICYDDIELADTFFITGANPAWCHPILFRRIEKHKEENPNVKIIVVDPRKTQTCSSADLHLQLKPGTDAQLHFAIGRHLIETGNIAVDFIEKHVSGYEAYKEEVFKHSLSEYAEICGLPEGDIKLAAQWISESKGFLTMWTMGLNQSAKGTDKNLSLLALNLITGQIGKPGAGPFSLTGQPNAMGGREVGGMANLLAAHRDLMNPDHRAEVADFWGVDAISPNPGYTATRMFEALERGDMKAIWIVCTNPMVSLPDSNLVEKALKKARFVIVQDISGRSDTLQFADLVLPAAGWLEKEGTMTNSERRISYLPKVVDAPGEALPDLEIFLRFARKMGYHGFNQKNAEEVFIEYTQMTKGTKIDIDGLDYQTIQKHRSIQWPYLKDKDKGTERLFTDFKFYTEDSKAHLHTSINTNDSDALTSEYPLVLTTGRIRDHWHTMTRTGKVNRLNTHIEKPYLEIHPADADARNISEGDIVQISNGRGNVRVEAQITDKIREGVVFLPMHWGKILEHSYARTNNLTSRILDPISGEPDFKYAAVQVEKYKQEKQRIIIVGAGAASHRFLMTYRSLNQEDEILVFSKEQIPFYDRVLLPEYVNESLDFESLLKFRKGEFEALNASIYVNTTIDHIDRKNKEITDNRGQTYTYDRLIIATGSRAFLPPGTPVHLPCVFTMRNKSHADALKTYINGQGHVVIVGGGLLGLELASALREMDVDVSIVQLASRLMERQLDPMASSLLLEHVEDLGIQVYTNDQVQEVNYDSENNSAYAELKSGKLLNCDAVVYAIGTRPNVELGKEAGLTTSRGLVVNAYLQTSDPDIFAVGEVAEFEQKLNGTTAAAEEMSDIMSRFIAGDRLTLYKGTVPMNILKFSTFDLCSLGMVDVPSKAKGYDEIILLDKAKRYYKKCIVYKDRLVGAVLMGDKAEFAEYKNLIANQTELSEKREELLRGSSDKQQVLGEVVCSCGNVGKGNIEQHIQSGCTDYKKLCEQTGAGLGCGSCKPEVKDILDQYLIEAQASV from the coding sequence ATGAATAAAACAACATCTAAATTCAAATCAACTTGCTCATATTGTGGTGTAGGTTGTGGAATTGAGGTTCAAAAAAGCCTCAAAGGAGAAATAAAAGTAACAGGAGATGAAAATTACCCTGTTAACAAAGGGATGTTGTGTTCGAAGGGAATGAATCTCAATTACGTAGTTTCTGACACCAAAGACCGACTTCTCTACCCTCAAATGCGATGGAGTAAAAACCATCCGCTTAAAAGAGTAGATTGGGATACAGCCTTCACAAGAGCTACAGCCGTATTCAGGTCAATTATTCAGAAATTCGGTCCTGATTCAGTCGGAATGTACGTTTCGGGGCAATGTCTTACAGAAGAATATTACATCGCAAATAAATTAACCAAAGGTTTTTTTGGAACAAATAATATCGACACCAACTCACGCTTATGCATGAGTTCTGCCGTTGTTGGCTATAAAAAAACTATAGGTGACGATGCTGTGCCGATTTGTTATGATGATATCGAACTAGCCGATACGTTCTTTATCACAGGCGCAAATCCTGCATGGTGTCACCCTATTCTATTCAGAAGAATTGAAAAACATAAAGAGGAAAATCCTAATGTAAAAATCATTGTGGTTGATCCTCGTAAAACACAAACCTGTTCTTCTGCCGATCTACACTTACAATTGAAACCTGGAACTGACGCTCAGCTTCATTTCGCTATCGGAAGACATCTGATTGAAACAGGAAATATTGCCGTAGATTTTATTGAAAAACATGTTTCGGGTTACGAAGCTTACAAAGAGGAAGTTTTCAAGCATAGCCTAAGTGAGTATGCTGAAATATGTGGTCTTCCTGAGGGTGATATCAAGTTAGCTGCTCAATGGATTAGTGAATCGAAAGGATTCTTAACCATGTGGACGATGGGACTTAACCAAAGTGCAAAAGGAACTGATAAGAACCTTTCACTCTTAGCCTTAAACTTGATCACTGGTCAAATTGGTAAACCAGGTGCAGGTCCATTCTCACTTACAGGTCAACCTAATGCCATGGGCGGTAGAGAAGTTGGAGGTATGGCAAACTTACTTGCAGCTCACCGTGATCTGATGAATCCTGACCACAGAGCTGAAGTAGCTGATTTTTGGGGAGTAGATGCTATTTCTCCAAACCCTGGCTACACTGCTACTCGAATGTTTGAAGCCTTGGAAAGAGGTGATATGAAAGCCATTTGGATTGTTTGTACAAACCCAATGGTCAGTTTACCTGATTCAAACTTAGTAGAAAAAGCCCTCAAAAAAGCTCGTTTTGTGATTGTTCAAGATATCTCTGGAAGGTCTGATACTTTACAATTTGCAGATTTGGTATTACCTGCTGCTGGTTGGTTGGAAAAAGAAGGTACAATGACAAACTCAGAGCGAAGAATTAGCTACTTACCTAAAGTAGTTGACGCTCCTGGAGAAGCTTTACCTGACTTAGAAATATTCCTTCGTTTTGCAAGAAAAATGGGTTATCATGGCTTTAACCAAAAAAATGCAGAAGAAGTATTTATAGAATATACACAGATGACCAAAGGAACGAAGATTGACATTGATGGTTTGGACTACCAAACCATTCAAAAACATCGTTCGATCCAATGGCCATACCTAAAAGACAAAGATAAAGGGACAGAACGTCTCTTCACCGACTTTAAATTTTATACAGAAGATAGTAAAGCGCATCTTCACACTTCAATAAATACCAATGACTCGGACGCCCTAACTTCAGAATATCCACTAGTACTAACAACTGGGCGTATCCGAGATCACTGGCATACAATGACGCGTACAGGAAAGGTTAACCGTCTGAACACGCACATTGAAAAACCTTATCTAGAAATTCACCCTGCAGATGCAGACGCTCGAAACATTTCGGAAGGAGATATTGTACAAATTTCGAACGGAAGAGGAAATGTTAGAGTTGAAGCACAAATCACAGACAAAATCAGAGAAGGAGTTGTTTTCCTTCCGATGCACTGGGGAAAAATTCTAGAACATTCATACGCAAGAACAAATAACTTGACTAGCCGAATTCTTGATCCAATATCGGGTGAACCTGATTTCAAATATGCGGCAGTTCAAGTTGAAAAATATAAACAAGAAAAACAGCGCATCATCATAGTGGGAGCTGGAGCTGCTTCTCACCGATTCTTAATGACCTATCGTTCATTGAATCAAGAAGATGAAATCCTAGTATTTTCAAAAGAACAGATTCCTTTCTATGATCGAGTTTTATTACCCGAATACGTCAATGAATCACTAGATTTTGAATCACTTTTAAAGTTTAGAAAAGGAGAATTTGAAGCCTTAAATGCTTCGATCTATGTCAATACAACCATAGATCATATTGACAGAAAAAATAAAGAAATCACCGATAACAGGGGGCAAACGTATACTTATGACCGTTTGATTATTGCCACAGGAAGTAGAGCCTTTTTACCTCCAGGAACACCCGTTCATCTGCCTTGCGTATTCACTATGCGTAATAAATCTCATGCAGATGCCTTGAAAACGTATATCAATGGACAAGGTCATGTCGTTATAGTTGGAGGAGGATTGCTTGGTTTAGAGTTAGCTTCTGCACTAAGAGAGATGGATGTTGACGTTTCTATCGTTCAGCTTGCTTCTCGTCTGATGGAACGTCAGTTAGACCCAATGGCTAGTTCATTACTTCTAGAACATGTTGAAGATTTAGGTATTCAAGTTTATACCAACGATCAAGTTCAAGAAGTGAATTATGATAGCGAAAATAATTCTGCCTATGCTGAGCTGAAAAGTGGTAAATTACTTAACTGTGATGCCGTAGTTTATGCTATCGGAACAAGACCAAATGTAGAACTGGGTAAAGAAGCTGGGCTAACTACTAGCAGAGGTTTAGTAGTAAATGCTTATCTTCAGACATCAGACCCAGATATTTTTGCAGTTGGTGAAGTTGCTGAGTTTGAACAAAAGCTAAACGGAACAACCGCTGCTGCGGAGGAAATGTCTGATATCATGTCTAGATTTATAGCAGGAGATCGCCTGACACTCTACAAAGGCACAGTACCGATGAACATTTTGAAGTTTTCTACCTTCGACCTTTGTTCACTAGGTATGGTAGATGTTCCTTCAAAAGCGAAAGGCTACGACGAGATAATACTCCTAGACAAAGCAAAACGATACTACAAAAAGTGTATCGTTTATAAAGACAGATTGGTAGGGGCTGTCTTGATGGGCGATAAAGCTGAGTTTGCAGAATACAAGAATCTTATAGCCAATCAAACAGAACTCTCAGAGAAAAGGGAAGAACTTTTAAGAGGTTCTTCAGACAAACAACAAGTATTGGGCGAAGTTGTCTGCTCTTGTGGAAATGTAGGAAAAGGCAATATCGAACAACATATTCAATCGGGTTGTACCGACTACAAAAAGCTTTGTGAACAGACTGGGGCAGGTCTAGGCTGTGGTAGTTGTAAACCTGAGGTCAAAGATATCTTGGATCAATACTTGATAGAAGCACAAGCTTCAGTGTAA